From Dechloromonas sp. A34:
CGTAGCGCGCTGGCAGCCAAGGAAATCAAGGGGCTGATTGCCGATTCCGTCGACCGCGTCGAGGTCGGCAACCGCCTGGTCGATCAGGCGGGTAGAACGATGGAAGATGTCGTGGCAAGCATCACGCGGGTCGCCCATATCGTCACCGACATTTCTGAAGCCAGTCGCGAACAGAGTGCAGGGATCGAGCAGGTCAGCCTGGCGGTGACGCAGATGGATCAGGTGACGCAGCAGAATTCAGCGCTGGTTGAAGAGGCGGCTGCAGCTGCCGAGAGCCTTGAAGAGCAGGCCCGAAATCTGGCTGAGTTGATGACGGTATTCAAAGTTTCGGATGGACATGCGGATCGGCCGTGGCTTTCTGCCCCGGCGCAGGAGTCCGAGGCAGCAACGGCCAAGCGCCAACTTTCTGGTAAGGGGCCGACCACCTTGTCGACCTCGCTGGATGATGAATGGGAAGAGTTCTGAGTATGGTCAATTATTCCAAACCGGATTTTCCGGCCACCTTGTTGTCCCGGGAGTCCGGGGGGGCAAGGGAGTTCGTTTTTTCCACGGCTGATTTCGAGCGCGTGCGCAAACTGATCTATCAGCATGCTGGGATTTCCCTGTCGCCGGTCAAGCAGGACATGGTCTATTCCCGGCTGGCGCGTCGTCTGCGGGCGACCGGCAAGCACAGCTTTACCGAGTATCTCGATGCGCTGGAAAAGAACGGCGGCGATGAATGGGAGCGTTTCGTCAATTCGCTGACCACCAACCTGACGTCGTTCTTTCGCGAGCCCCACCACTTTCCCATATTCGCCGAGCACCTGCGCAAGATCGGTACCCGGCGTCCGATCCGGGTCTGGTGTTCCGCCGCGTCGACCGGCGAAGAACCCTATTCAATCGCGATTACGGTAGCCGAGACCTTCGGTACGCAAACCTCGCACGTCTCGATTATCGCTTCAGATCTCGATACCAATGTTCTGGAAACGGCGCGGCACGGGGTCTACCCGCTTGAGCGGGTCGAAAAGCTGTCGCCGGAACGCTTGCACCGATTCTTTCTGCGTGGGACCGGCAACCAGGAAGGCTATGTTTCGGTACGGCCCGAGTTGAAGTCAATGATCGAGTTCAAGCGGATTAATCTGCTCGACACCAGTTACACCGTCAAAGCGCCGCTCGACATCATCTTCTGTCGCAATGTGATGATCTATTTCGACAAGCCGACCCAGTACAAGATACTTTCCCGCTTCGCGCCGATGCTGCAGCCCGATGGCCTGATGCTGGCCGGTCATTCCGAAAGCTTTTTGCATGCAGCCGATCTTTTCAAGTCGCTGGGCAAGACAGTGTACGCGCTGGCCAAGGCCGGCTAAGGGAGCAGTGTGCGGCACGCCTACGACGAACATCTGGCCAGCAACCGGTATTACGACCGCAACTTCCTGTTGGATGCCGCGAAAATTCTGCCGGGCGAGTATTTTGTCTCGGACCAGGGCATGTTGTTGGTGACAGTTCTCGGCTCGT
This genomic window contains:
- a CDS encoding CheR family methyltransferase, with product MGRVLSMVNYSKPDFPATLLSRESGGAREFVFSTADFERVRKLIYQHAGISLSPVKQDMVYSRLARRLRATGKHSFTEYLDALEKNGGDEWERFVNSLTTNLTSFFREPHHFPIFAEHLRKIGTRRPIRVWCSAASTGEEPYSIAITVAETFGTQTSHVSIIASDLDTNVLETARHGVYPLERVEKLSPERLHRFFLRGTGNQEGYVSVRPELKSMIEFKRINLLDTSYTVKAPLDIIFCRNVMIYFDKPTQYKILSRFAPMLQPDGLMLAGHSESFLHAADLFKSLGKTVYALAKAG